A window of the Bacteroides thetaiotaomicron VPI-5482 genome harbors these coding sequences:
- a CDS encoding glutamate synthase subunit beta, with product MGDPKAFLNIPRQEAGYRPVSERITDYSQVEQTLNTNSRKLQASRCMDCGVPFCHWACPIGNKQPEWQDALFKGKWKEAYEVLSSTCDFPEFTGRICPALCEKSCVLKLSCDQPVTIRENEAAIVEAAFREGYIQVQHPQRNGKKVAVVGAGPAGLVVANQLNLKGYTVTLFDKDEAAGGLLRFGIPNFKLDKNVIDRRMKILAAEGIQFEMGVEIDVNHLPEGFDAYCICTGTPTARDLSIPGRELKGIHFALEMLAQQNRILEGQTFPKDKLVNAKGKKVLVIGGGDTGSDCIGTSVRQGATSVTQIEIMPKPPVGHNPSTPWPQWPVVFKTTSSHEEGCTRRWCLTSNQFLGKNGKVTGVEVEEVEWTPATDGGRPTMNLTGKKEVIEADMVLLAMGFLKPEQPKFAENVFLAGDAATGASLVVRAMAGGRKAAADIDHYLVK from the coding sequence ATGGGAGATCCTAAAGCTTTTTTAAATATACCTCGGCAAGAGGCGGGATACCGCCCCGTTAGCGAGCGCATCACTGACTATAGTCAGGTAGAACAAACATTGAATACGAACAGCCGTAAATTACAGGCATCACGGTGTATGGATTGCGGAGTACCTTTTTGTCACTGGGCTTGTCCAATAGGCAATAAACAGCCGGAATGGCAGGACGCTTTATTCAAAGGAAAATGGAAAGAAGCGTATGAAGTGCTGTCATCCACTTGCGACTTTCCGGAATTTACAGGACGTATCTGCCCTGCCCTCTGTGAGAAATCCTGTGTACTGAAACTATCCTGTGACCAACCGGTGACTATCCGTGAAAATGAAGCTGCCATTGTAGAAGCCGCCTTCCGTGAAGGATATATACAGGTGCAGCATCCCCAAAGAAACGGCAAAAAAGTAGCAGTTGTCGGTGCCGGTCCGGCCGGATTGGTAGTTGCCAACCAACTGAATCTAAAAGGATACACCGTAACGTTATTCGATAAAGATGAAGCTGCGGGAGGATTATTACGTTTCGGTATTCCAAACTTCAAACTGGACAAAAACGTAATCGACCGCCGCATGAAAATACTTGCCGCAGAAGGTATTCAGTTTGAAATGGGAGTAGAAATAGACGTTAACCATTTGCCGGAAGGATTCGATGCATATTGCATTTGCACGGGTACACCGACTGCCCGTGATTTAAGCATTCCGGGACGGGAGTTGAAAGGAATCCATTTCGCACTGGAAATGCTGGCGCAACAGAACAGGATTCTGGAAGGACAAACTTTCCCCAAAGACAAACTGGTGAATGCCAAAGGCAAAAAAGTGCTTGTGATCGGCGGTGGAGACACCGGTTCGGACTGTATCGGAACCAGTGTACGACAGGGAGCAACCAGCGTCACGCAAATTGAAATTATGCCCAAACCTCCCGTCGGCCACAATCCTTCTACGCCCTGGCCGCAATGGCCGGTAGTTTTCAAAACGACCTCCAGCCATGAAGAAGGTTGTACCCGTCGCTGGTGCCTGACTTCCAATCAGTTTTTGGGTAAGAACGGTAAAGTAACCGGCGTCGAGGTGGAAGAAGTAGAATGGACACCGGCAACAGATGGCGGACGTCCGACCATGAACCTCACAGGGAAGAAAGAAGTAATCGAAGCAGATATGGTGCTGCTGGCCATGGGATTCCTGAAACCGGAACAACCGAAATTTGCAGAAAACGTATTCCTTGCCGGAGATGCAGCTACCGGAGCAAGCCTCGTAGTACGGGCGATGGCAGGAGGACGAAAGGCTGCTGCGGACATAGATCACTATTTGGTGAAGTAA